The Anastrepha ludens isolate Willacy chromosome 2, idAnaLude1.1, whole genome shotgun sequence genome contains a region encoding:
- the LOC128862694 gene encoding uncharacterized protein LOC128862694 encodes MLLLLLIIPLATGEFRILDYTNSQLATFNTGWTKIQNGTYKIIHTIDTDEYQRTLNELNSTIRHKITPDNSLLPFLLHEMSEIQSFLSRLKPKVNKRSINAIGTAWKWLTGSPDHEDLVMLENHINNLLENNNNQLIINRAMSGRINNITEVSNKIFKILKDKEDVQHDMAVNIKFKLQLIKDEIININYAIHWAKVGIVNSYIFSNVEMKLIKEIIEKNNIPFTNIEEAFEFSNVKIASSNSKIVYLIEIPITDNNLCESLLIKAIKKGNRLYDYIKYHLKKL; translated from the exons ATGCTACTCCTACT ATTAATAATACCACTCGCCACAGGCGAGTTCCGTATCCTCGATTATACAAACTCACAACTTGCAACCTTTAATACAGGATGGACCAAAATCCAAAATGGCACCTACAAAATTATACATACAATAGACACGGACGAATACCAAAGGACTTTGAACGAACTCAACTCCACGATAAGACACAAAATAACTCCCGACAATTCCTTACTCCCCTTCTTGCTCCATGAAATGTCCGAAATACAAAGTTTCCTAAGTAGATTAAAGCCAAAGGTAAACAAGAGATCCATAAACGCAATTGGTACCGCCTGGAAATGGCTCACAGGGAGCCCGGATCACGAAGATCTCGTTATGTTAGAAAATCATATTAAcaatttacttgaaaataacaataaccaattaataataaatagagcaatgagcggaagaataaataatataacggaagtgtcaaataaaatatttaaaatattaaaagataaGGAAGATGTTCAGCATGATATGGCTgtaaacattaaatttaagcTACAATTAATAAAAGATGAAATCATAAATATCAATTATGCAATACATTGGGCCAAAGTTGGCAttgtaaattcatatatattttctaacgttgaaatgaaactaataaaagaaattattgagaaaaataatattccctTCACTAATATAGAAGAGGCATTTGAATTCAGTAACGTTAAGATAGCCTCTAGTAATTCTAAGATTGTATACTTAATTGAAATCCCAATAACTGACAACAATTTATGTGAATCCCtattaataaaagcaataaagaaaGGTAATAGATTATATGATTATATAAAataccatttgaaaaaattataa